TACGATGATGACGGCTTTGAATCCGTTTTCAGGCTGCTGGATGCTGCCTGTGAAGCCATTATTAAGCAATACGCAGATGCAAAAATCGGTTTATGAGCGGCATAGCTGTGTCCCGAAGAGGAAAGAAGGCTAATCAGGAGATCGCATCAGGCTATAGGCCAATTTTTAAGGCTTCGGGTGTTTCATCACGGATTTGCGGCAAAACACTCCGGGAAATCATAAATCGCATAACTTCCGTTTCTAAAAAAGATATCCGATTAGACATTATTCTGCTCATCGCGCTATGAAAATCAAACCTGCACTTCCAAAAGGTACCCGCGACTTTGGACCCGAAGAGCTGCGAAAACGCAATTATATCTTTGGGATTATCCGTAATGTTTTTGAAAAATATGGATTTCAGCCCATTGAAACTCCTGCCATGGAAAATCTTTCCACGCTGGAGGGTAAATATGGCGAGGAGGGCGACAAACTGTTATTTCGGATCCTGAACAACGGTGATTTTTTGAAAGAGGTTAGGGAGCAGAAGATAGAGCTACGTGAAGAAAATCTCAAACAAGTCACTTCTCTGATTGCTGAAAAAGGATTGCGCTACGATCTTACCATACCTTTTGCCAGATACGTAGTGCAGCACCAACATGCAATTACCTTCCCCTTTAAGCGATATCAGATTCAGCCCGTATGGAGGGCTGACCGTCCGCAGAAAGGACGCTATCGCGAATTCTATCAATGTGATGCCGATGTTATCGGAAGCACCTCCTTACTAAATGAAGCCGAGCTGATTTTCCTTTATGAGGAGGTGTTCACGAAGCTTGGGCTGGATGTAAAAATTCAATTTAACAACAGAAAACTCTTAGTAGCTCTGGCAGAGAAAAATGGTATTTGCGATAAGCTAATGGCCTTTACTACCGCTCTTGACAAGCTGGATAAAGTAGGCGAGGAAAAGGTTAAAGAAGAATTAACCAGTGCGGGCATAAATACAAAAGCACTGGAAGTCATTCTTGCAATGAAAAGCCTGAGCTCAGATGAAAAAATTGCTTATCTGGAAAAGTATTTCCCTAAGGAGGAGTACAGCCGCTCCGGCATGAACGAGATTCAATATATCCTGAAGCAAGCTTCCGCGTGTAAAAAACTGGAATTTGCCCCCGCCCTTGCCCGAGGTCTGGATTACTACACGGGAACTATTTTTGAGGTAAAGCCCACCCAGGTACAGATGGGCAGTCTGGGGGGAGGCGGTCGTTATGATAATCTTACCGGAGTGTTTGGCTTACCCGGGGTTTCTGGCGTAGGTATTTCATTCGGTGTAGAACGTATTTATGATGTGATGCAGGAGCTGCAACTGTTTGAACGGATTAACCTACCGGCCGGCTCTGTAAGAGCAATGTTTATCAACTTCGGAGGCGAAGCAGAAAAACAGGCATTTCAGTACCTGCAACAGCTTCGTGCCCGGGATATAGCCTCAGAAATATATCCTTCTGCAGAAAAAATAAAAAAGCAGATTGCTTATGCAGATAAAAAGGGTATTGCCTATGTAATTTTTGCCGGAGAAGAGGAACTCAAAAGCGGACAACTACAGGTCAAAGAACTGAAAAGCGGCACCCAACACTCCTGTACTCCCGAAGAACTAATCACTCTGCTTACGGCAGATAGCCAATAATCTATGGCTTCGCAAACTATCCCATTTGTGAAAATACCTGATTCCCTCATGCTGCAAGGCAGGTGTCTCCGCTTGCAAAGTGGTGATTATTTTTAAGCACGATGAAAAAAGTAAGGGTAAAAGCCCGAGCCAGCGTGCGAAAAAACAGCATCCGCAAACTGGACGAAAATTATTACCTGGTTTGCGTTACTGAAGCACCGGAGAAAGGAAAAGCTAATGAGGCCATTCAGAAAATGCTGGCCCGCGAGCTCAATATAGCATATACTAAAATCACCCTACTGAAAGGACATAAATCACGCGACAAGCTCTTTGTTATAAATGCATAAAGAAACTATTAAAAGCCTCATGCCGGTGAGGAGGCCGCTCGTCCCGTATTTCAAAAAGTATGAATGATTTTAATTTGATGATCGCGCAGGTATTCGCGGGCTACATCAATATTCTGGGTAAACCCGAGAAGAAAACCTCCCCCGCCCGATCCACACAGCTTGAGATAGTAAGCACCGGTTTCCAGTCCCTTCTGCCATGACTTTCTGAACAGTTTGGGGATCATGGGCTCCAGGTTTTCAAAAAGAAATTTGGAAACATGATAGAGGTTTACAAAAAGATTCTTGGTTTCTCCTTTGAGGAAATCACGGATACACTGGTCATTAAAAGGGATATAATGCTCATGAAACAGGGTGAGAAAATCTTGTTGCTTACATTTTTCCAAAAACCACTGCACCAGCGGCTGCGTGCGGCCCGGCCTGCCGGTGTCAATCAGAAAAATAGCGCCTTTGCCCTCTTTAGTAGCCGGAAGGGTTACGGTGCCGATATTGTCTTTTGACTGAATCAGTAAGGGCAGGTCAAGATAACAGATCAGGGGGTCTATACCTGAGCTTTTGCCATGAAAAAAGGACTCCATCTGTGCCAGAGCTTCCTTGAGTTTTAAAATATCGGCACTGGTTATCTTCTCCCGTTCATATTTATTCCGGGCATAACGGCTGTAAATGGCTGCTACCAGAGCACCTGAGCTGCCCACCCCAAAGCCCTGAGGAATGTCAGAATCAAAATAGAGGCCTTCCTTCAGGTCTTTTTCCATCTGGCGGGTATCTATATCCGCCTGAAGAGCGTCTTCTTTCTGCAGTTGTTTGAGGTATTTCAGAAAAGCCCGTAACTGCGCGCGGGAGTGCCGCACCTTTAGGCTGTTATCGCCTGTTGGTGCAAAAGCGAGCTTGCCCTTATAGGAGTGATAAGGGATGGATAAACCCATGGAATTCTGTATAATACTATACTCTCCAAACAGTAGAATCTTGGAATGATAGGTCTGCTCGTCCTGATGGTGTTTCATATTACTTCAGCTTTACCGGGCCTGTTCCCGTATGATCATAGATAACGGTTTCAAGGGTGCAATTTACCATGAGTTGTTGCTCAATGTATTGACGGATGTCAACTGAAGCACTTTCCGGATACAGCAGATGCACATTGGGTCCGGCATCAATGGTAAAGCATGCCGGGATGCCGGTTTGCTGACGGAAAGCCTGTATGCTGCGAATGATATCTACCGTAGCGGGCTCCCATAGCAGCACGGGGGGGCGGGAGGCGAGCATCAGCGCATGCAGGGTAAGGGCTTCGTTTTCCACGATATCACAGAAGGCCTGTAGATTCCCGTTGCGCAGCACTTTTATCAGGTCTTGAAGATTATCTGCCGCCTGCCTGATGCGGGCAGTCGCAAAGGGATGCCCCTGCATGAGGGCATGGCCAGCCCTACTGGAAACGGCTTTGCTCTTTCTGCTGACTACAAGGATGGTGTCCTGAAAATGCAGGAAATTATGGTGAATCCTGCCGCTGAGGGGCGTGGCATACTGGTTACTGGCAGCCGGGATGCCTTTAATTTTTCCCCAGGTAACAATGCCTCCGTACACTGAGCGGGCAGCGCTGCCCGACCCGAGGCGGGCAATATGAGAAGCCCTCCTGAAAAACTTATCGGGTGAGGCGGGCTTCCCCTTTATCTGCTCTTCTATGCTGCACAGACATAGAGCCAATGCTGCCATGGAGGATGCCGAAGAAGCTATACCCGCGGAATGAGGAAAACTGTTACCAGAATATATCTCAAAGGAAAATTTGCTCAAAAAGGGCAATTCCTTTTTAACAAGAGTTTTAAAGTAGTCTTTAATTTTTTCGGCAAATTCAGGCTTGTCTTTTCCTTCAAAGAAAAACTTCAGGTCAATAGCTTTGGTATTATTTTTTTTGGGAGCATATCGTATCTCGGTCTGGGTATATGCATTCTGCAACGTAAAACTCAGCGAGGGATTAGCCGGAATCTGTTTCCCTCTTTTCCCCCAATATTTGATGAGGGCGATGTTTGAAGGAGCCCGCCAGGCCACTGCGTTATTCATGTTGAAGCCTTATTTATCGTCTTAGTCTACTGGCAAAGTAATACAATTAATATTGCCTGTCCAGCACATACCAGCTGAAAGCGCGCAACATCAGTTTGGAGAAAGAATCACGCAGCAGGGGGTCTACTTTAGCCCACTCCCGGTTTATCATATCACGGGCCTGGTCCATGCATAGCTGTATTGCACCGCAATCTTCTACTAGCTGCACGGCCCGGCTCAGGGCTTTTTTGTTTCTAGGTTTTGAGCGAATGATGTCCCATAATTCTTTCCTTTCCTTATAGGAGAGCTTCCCCATAGCCTTCACCACCGGAAAAGTAATTTTTCCTTCGGAGAGGTCTTCGGCTTTAGACTTCAGATCGTCTTTAAAGCCTCTGAGGTTCAGCGCATCATCCACTATCTGAAAAGCAACTCCAAGCACTTCATAAAAGCGGCCAATGGCATGGATTTGCTTTTTTGTTCCCCCACCCATGAGCGCTCCGGTCATTGCCAGAGTACTTGCCGGCACTGCAGACTTCAGACGGTGAATAGCGGTTATTCTTTTTTCCAGCAACCGAATATCTCCGGTTTTCACTACCTGAGGCATCATGTAATCCAGTCCGGCAAGATCAAGGGCCTGTCCGGAATGGGCAGCCCTGAGGGATTCAAAGTAGAGATTATATATCTGTACTTTCCGGGCCGGCTTAATGAAATCGGCATGATAAACAATAATCTGCCCGATAAAGTAGGCGGCCGTTCCGGCATTGATTGCGATGGGCTCACCGAATAAGACATGGGCCGAAGGACCTCCCCTGCGAATGGGCGACTTGTCTTCTACGTCATCCACAATAAGCGACCCGACATGCATCAGCTCAGGCAGTGCCAGCCAGTCGGAAACATGCTGGGAATTACCCCCGACAATATCGCAGCACGCCAGCGCAGCATACGACCGCCAGGATTTCCCTCTGCGGTCAATGATCGTACGTATAGGTTTAATAAGCGAGTCGGAATAACGCCTGGCATCTATGCCATCAATGTGATGTTTATTTTTTTTATGTGAAACAAGTTCCAGCAATTTTTCTTCGCTGGGATTCAGGGGCAGAATTTTTTCAATGGATTTGAGTGTTTCCCGACTGACAACCTTGAAGAAGTCATCCATAGACTCCAGCTTAAAGAAGCCATGTCTTTCCACAAACCCCGGTCCCTTTACCTGCCGGCCTTTAAAGGTTCCCTCTACATTTACCCTACCCTCCCAGAAGGCCGGTTTGGAAATGACGGTCATAAACTCTTGCTGTTCAAAAGGAGTGGTTACCGTCAGAGAGATTTTTGCCCCGGGTATGTCCAGTAGCCATTTTACCGGATAGTCATTGAAGGTACGCATACTGGTCCATAGGTCAAGGGGCTGGAGATTAAAATCTGTATAAGCCCTGCGGTTGCCGGCAGGATCAATCACAATGGCCCATTTGCCCACCCCTCTGGGCTTTTTACCCGACAGGTCAAACAGGTCGTAGGCACTGATTTCGTAGCCGTTGTCAAGCTGAGTGGAAAGCCAGTTCCACCCTACATCCCTGCGTTTTTGTGGTTTGCCGTTACTGCCGGCTTTATTTTCTTCATCCGGGGGCTTTCCAAATTCGTGGTCATACCAGCCACTTCCGCTGACCTCAAATTTTTCTCCACGCACATATATATCGCCCTGAACGGTACAGCGCGGGATGAAATAATAAAACATGTTTTCGGCTGAAACCCCCAGCACTACTCCGTTATCACCGTGTCGCACCGGTGGTTTTTCGGGTTTGAGGTTGATGGTGCAGCCTATTTGCTGTTCTTCATCATAGAGATGCAGGTCATAAGAGTTGTCCGCTCGTTTGCTGTAGGTATTCCCGTCAATGTATAATTCCAGCTGATCCATGCTCACCCTGACATCTTCTTTTATCAGGCGGTCAGGATAAGGCACCTGTCCCTTCTTCAGCATCTCAATGACAGCTCTGCGCAGGCGATGGTCTTTAACTATCTCTCCTTTTTCTACTTTTTCCAGTCCAATCTTCGGGGTAACCTTATCCACCAATGAAACGGGGAAATATTTTTCCCTGCGTTCATCGCCTTTTTCATCATAAATAGCCCATGTGATGGAGTGTCCGTAATTGAACCTTTTATTTTTTTCATCATATTCAATCAACCTGCGAAAAAAGGAAGCAAAGAAAGAAAACTGGCGACCCGAAGGCGTGGATACATGGGCATTGATGTACCACCATTCTATGGTTGAGGACGCATGTGGCAGGTCATGCACTGTAAGATCAATAGGGCCGGGAGGTGGCCAGTCGGTCGGATGTTTAAATCGCCCTGTCCTGTAGGTCTTGCTGGTTGCGGGTTTAGCCTTTACGCGTGTCTCCATTGGTTTTTAGGCGTACAAAGTTCTGTTTTATTTCTTGAACTGAACAAAAATTACGCCCGATGAAAAAACATTTTTTCAAAGGAGATGATGGTATTAAACCCTTTGTCCTTAAAATAGTGTATAACCTGATTTACCGGCATGTCAGAACAGGCCATCACGAAGTCGCCACCCCATGCACCCAGTGACTTTACGGACCCCGGGAAATCCGGAAAAAGCAGCGTCTTAACCTTCTCCATGTGAAGCAGCTGAGCAAGGATATCTTCATGCTCTTCCATGAGCGATGCGAAGACGGCAGCTGAAGTGCAGCTAATCATGTTTTCGGTGATTGCAGAAATTTTAGTAACAAGGGAGGTATCTTTATACAGCCTGCGATAACTGCTCACGGCTTGCTGACTATTCTGTTTTTTCTCCAGATGGACGAAAAACAGCTGATGGGCGAAGGGTGGATTAAAATCAATCTCGTGCCAAAGTGGTTGCCCCTGACTTAACTGATAAACAACAGGGCGCGATGCACCGGCACAGGCTATGTCATATCCTGAACCGTCAGACACCGCAAAAAGCAGTTCAAACGGGTTGGTAGCTGACCAACACGCAATATTCCATATCAGAGAAGAGCTGCTGCCCAAGCCCCAGTTTAGGGGAAATTCCAGTTTTGCAGTTGCTTTAAGCGGATGAGGTGCTGCTAAAAATTGCGGATTCCTTTTGCGTGCTTCCCGTAAGAGTTCCTGCAGCAGGTAATGGGAGAGAGAGCCTTCTTTCTTCAGCACGCGAAAGTCAGTAGTCTCAAACGTGAGAGCCATCAACAGCTTATCGCGCTCATCACGGGTTTCCCAATACAAAAGATTCTCACGCCCCCCAGCAGGACGTATCTCCAGATGCTGTCCCATGCTGGTAGGAATGGCAAGTGCCCTGGCTCCTTCAAGGACTAAATATTCCCCGCTGAGCAGCAATTTGCCATGTGCATAAAAATGCCTTGGGGGCATCGGATTATTTCTTTCCTACTCCGGTAAGCGGTGGGCGAATGGAAATCAGAAAATTCCTCACTGCGGCATAAGATACCACGTGATGCTTGAAATATTCTTTAGCTTTTTCGGTTTCCTCTTCCGTTGCTTCAAACTGCTTGAGAATATTCAATAGGTGCATTTTCATGTGTCCTTTTTGAATTCCCACCGTTGTCATGGATTTCACTGCCGAAAAGTTATTGGCAAGGCCCACAGCAGAAGCAATCATCATCAGTTCTCTGGCGGTGGGATTGCCCAGCATTTCAAGCGATAGTTTCACCAACGGATGCAGAGTGGTGAGACCCCCTACCACACCAAGCGCCATGGGCAGCTCTACTGCGAAGTGGAATTTTCCTCCATCCAGCTTGATATCCGAGAGGCTTTGATAGCGCCCCGAACGGGCAGCATACACGTGTGCACAGGCTTCTGTTGCGCGAAAGTCATTACCGGTAGCAATGACTACCGCGTCTGCGCCATTCATTATTCCCTTATTATGGGTGGCAGCACGAAAAACATCCACCTTGGCAATCTTAATGGCCTTTGCAAATTTGGTTGCAAATTCTTCGGGTTGCATGCCCTCAATCACACCCAG
The Chitinophagales bacterium genome window above contains:
- a CDS encoding UPF0235 protein, whose translation is MKKVRVKARASVRKNSIRKLDENYYLVCVTEAPEKGKANEAIQKMLARELNIAYTKITLLKGHKSRDKLFVINA
- the mvaD gene encoding diphosphomevalonate decarboxylase, which produces MNNAVAWRAPSNIALIKYWGKRGKQIPANPSLSFTLQNAYTQTEIRYAPKKNNTKAIDLKFFFEGKDKPEFAEKIKDYFKTLVKKELPFLSKFSFEIYSGNSFPHSAGIASSASSMAALALCLCSIEEQIKGKPASPDKFFRRASHIARLGSGSAARSVYGGIVTWGKIKGIPAASNQYATPLSGRIHHNFLHFQDTILVVSRKSKAVSSRAGHALMQGHPFATARIRQAADNLQDLIKVLRNGNLQAFCDIVENEALTLHALMLASRPPVLLWEPATVDIIRSIQAFRQQTGIPACFTIDAGPNVHLLYPESASVDIRQYIEQQLMVNCTLETVIYDHTGTGPVKLK
- the hisS gene encoding histidine--tRNA ligase, with the protein product MKIKPALPKGTRDFGPEELRKRNYIFGIIRNVFEKYGFQPIETPAMENLSTLEGKYGEEGDKLLFRILNNGDFLKEVREQKIELREENLKQVTSLIAEKGLRYDLTIPFARYVVQHQHAITFPFKRYQIQPVWRADRPQKGRYREFYQCDADVIGSTSLLNEAELIFLYEEVFTKLGLDVKIQFNNRKLLVALAEKNGICDKLMAFTTALDKLDKVGEEKVKEELTSAGINTKALEVILAMKSLSSDEKIAYLEKYFPKEEYSRSGMNEIQYILKQASACKKLEFAPALARGLDYYTGTIFEVKPTQVQMGSLGGGGRYDNLTGVFGLPGVSGVGISFGVERIYDVMQELQLFERINLPAGSVRAMFINFGGEAEKQAFQYLQQLRARDIASEIYPSAEKIKKQIAYADKKGIAYVIFAGEEELKSGQLQVKELKSGTQHSCTPEELITLLTADSQ
- the mvaK gene encoding mevalonate kinase, which gives rise to MKHHQDEQTYHSKILLFGEYSIIQNSMGLSIPYHSYKGKLAFAPTGDNSLKVRHSRAQLRAFLKYLKQLQKEDALQADIDTRQMEKDLKEGLYFDSDIPQGFGVGSSGALVAAIYSRYARNKYEREKITSADILKLKEALAQMESFFHGKSSGIDPLICYLDLPLLIQSKDNIGTVTLPATKEGKGAIFLIDTGRPGRTQPLVQWFLEKCKQQDFLTLFHEHYIPFNDQCIRDFLKGETKNLFVNLYHVSKFLFENLEPMIPKLFRKSWQKGLETGAYYLKLCGSGGGGFLLGFTQNIDVAREYLRDHQIKIIHTF